A single window of Candidatus Cloacimonadota bacterium DNA harbors:
- a CDS encoding PDDEXK nuclease domain-containing protein, translating into MNKVIKLTYSSLVDRIAQILVQARNNVVRQINRTQVLAYWEIGREIVEFEQKGKARAEYGENLLMKLSADMTAKFGRGFSAENLRLMRKFYITFRKSKTLSWKSDSEKCQTLSVKSEKQQTLSVKFEPMLSWSHYCELLRVEESLARSFYEQESIQNNWSVRELKRQINSMLFERLALSKDVKAVMRMAEKGQIIEKPEDAIKDPYILEFLNLREETTYTESQLEQSIIDKLQYFLLELGKGFSFVARQKRITIANRHYHIDLVFYNRILKCFVLIDLKIGELDHSDIGQMNFYLNYFKENEKAEEENDPIGLILCAKKDDIFAKYVLGGLSNKIFASKYKLALPSEQELRSKLKSIPL; encoded by the coding sequence ATGAATAAAGTTATAAAACTGACTTACAGTAGTCTGGTTGATAGAATTGCACAGATTCTTGTACAGGCAAGAAATAATGTAGTCAGACAGATAAATCGGACTCAAGTTTTGGCATACTGGGAAATTGGTCGTGAGATTGTAGAGTTTGAGCAGAAAGGCAAGGCACGAGCGGAGTATGGTGAGAACTTACTTATGAAACTTTCAGCAGACATGACTGCCAAATTTGGAAGAGGTTTTTCAGCAGAGAATCTAAGACTGATGCGGAAGTTTTACATTACCTTTAGAAAATCCAAGACACTGTCTTGGAAATCTGATAGTGAGAAATGCCAGACACTGTCTGTTAAATCCGAAAAACAGCAGACACTGTCTGTCAAATTTGAACCTATGCTTTCATGGTCTCATTACTGTGAACTTTTGAGAGTAGAAGAGTCCCTTGCCCGTTCATTTTATGAACAAGAATCAATTCAAAATAATTGGTCAGTTCGTGAGTTGAAAAGACAGATTAACTCAATGTTATTTGAGCGATTGGCACTCAGCAAAGATGTCAAAGCTGTGATGAGAATGGCAGAGAAAGGGCAGATAATTGAAAAACCAGAAGATGCAATAAAAGACCCTTATATTCTGGAATTCTTGAATCTTAGAGAAGAAACAACATATACTGAAAGTCAACTGGAACAGTCAATTATTGATAAGTTGCAATATTTTCTTCTTGAATTGGGTAAGGGATTTAGTTTTGTGGCTCGCCAGAAAAGGATTACTATTGCAAACCGTCATTATCATATTGACTTGGTTTTTTATAATCGTATCTTAAAATGTTTCGTTTTAATTGATTTGAAAATTGGTGAACTTGACCATTCTGATATTGGACAAATGAATTTTTATTTGAATTATTTTAAGGAAAACGAGAAAGCAGAGGAAGAAAATGATCCTATTGGTCTTATCCTTTGTGCTAAAAAGGATGATATTTTTGCAAAGTATGTTTTGGGTGGATTAAGCAATAAGATATTTGCATCAAAATATAAATTAGCATTGCCTTCGGAGCAAGAATTGAGGTCAAAGTTAAAATCAATTCCTTTGG